From the Clavibacter phaseoli genome, one window contains:
- a CDS encoding GNAT family N-acetyltransferase, protein MSAPAVEAPAAEFPAYGLDLRPLDPDADAALVHAWVTATRAGFWQMEHATLDEVRAEYRSIKADPRREAWIGLHDGAPAFLVEAYDPADDPVGAHLDPLPGDRGMHLLVAPPAGDPLPGFTTAVMRHVVAHLLRDPAVRRLVVEPDVRNTRIQRLNELVGFRPLRVVDLGAKHALLSVVARDDALLPHTPPTDGHPMTLTHDRATDPATPALPAAEPDPRVHPAAHLRPDVWAAATRHLVRKALAEFAHELLIAPERVEPECAPGEPRRPHDPRAWADYRVASADGRSAYAYRARILELDHWDVDEASIRRTVDGAPAELDATDLVLDLRDRLGITDEVLPVYLDEIQSTLSAAAFSRLRDVPDARGLLTASYAEVESTMDEGHPCFVATNGRIGFDLDDHDRYAPEAAQDVRILWLAVHERLARFTAIDGLDREAFLDAELGASARTRFRARMRELCIDPAGRVLVPVHPWQWENVVTVTFAGLVARRDIVLLGTGDDEYGAQQSIRTWANRTTPERCYVKTSLSILNMGFTRGLSPAYMAVTPAINDWVHALVTGDEEFARLGFGILREVAAVGVRDERVESALPPGHAHGKMLSALWRESPVPGLAEGERLMSMTSLLHVDAHGDTVIGALIDASGIGAAAWLRRWLDAYLVPLAHALLAHDLAFMPHGENVILVLRDHVVVRVLMKDIAEEVALFDTERELPEDVRRIRMEIPEAERTLTVFTDVMDGFLRFAAALLEDRDDLGPDGLWRVAAEALADHERAHPELAERFARFDLFAPSFDRSCLNRLQLRDNRRMVDLQAPVMQIHGSLRNPLAPHSGLRPRHGA, encoded by the coding sequence GTGAGCGCGCCCGCCGTCGAGGCGCCCGCCGCCGAGTTCCCTGCCTATGGGCTCGACCTGCGCCCGCTCGACCCGGACGCCGACGCCGCGCTCGTGCACGCCTGGGTCACGGCGACCCGCGCCGGCTTCTGGCAGATGGAGCACGCGACCCTCGACGAGGTCCGGGCCGAGTACCGGTCCATCAAGGCGGATCCGCGGCGGGAGGCCTGGATCGGCCTCCACGACGGCGCCCCCGCATTCCTCGTCGAGGCCTACGACCCGGCGGACGACCCCGTCGGCGCGCACCTGGATCCGCTCCCCGGCGACCGCGGCATGCACCTGCTCGTCGCGCCGCCGGCCGGCGACCCGCTGCCCGGGTTCACGACCGCGGTCATGCGGCACGTCGTGGCGCACCTCCTCCGGGATCCGGCCGTGCGGCGCCTCGTCGTCGAGCCCGACGTCCGGAACACCCGGATCCAGCGCCTCAACGAGCTCGTCGGCTTCCGGCCGCTCCGGGTCGTCGACCTCGGCGCGAAGCACGCGCTCCTCAGCGTCGTCGCGCGCGACGACGCGCTCCTCCCGCACACCCCTCCGACGGACGGACACCCCATGACCCTCACCCACGACCGCGCGACGGATCCCGCGACGCCCGCCCTCCCGGCGGCCGAGCCCGACCCGCGCGTCCACCCCGCCGCGCACCTCCGACCCGACGTCTGGGCCGCCGCCACCCGCCACCTCGTGCGCAAGGCGCTCGCCGAGTTCGCGCACGAGCTGCTCATCGCGCCCGAGCGCGTGGAGCCGGAGTGCGCGCCCGGCGAGCCCCGCCGCCCGCACGACCCGCGCGCCTGGGCGGACTACCGGGTCGCGAGCGCCGACGGCCGGAGCGCCTACGCGTACCGGGCCAGGATCCTCGAGCTCGACCACTGGGACGTCGACGAGGCGAGCATCCGCCGCACCGTCGACGGCGCGCCCGCCGAGCTCGACGCGACCGACCTCGTGCTCGACCTCCGCGACCGCCTCGGGATCACCGACGAGGTGCTGCCCGTCTACCTCGACGAGATCCAGAGCACGCTCTCGGCCGCCGCCTTCTCGCGCCTCCGCGACGTGCCGGACGCGCGCGGGCTCCTCACCGCGTCGTACGCGGAGGTCGAGTCGACGATGGACGAGGGCCACCCGTGCTTCGTCGCGACCAACGGCCGCATCGGCTTCGACCTCGACGACCACGACAGGTACGCGCCCGAGGCGGCCCAGGACGTGCGGATCCTCTGGCTCGCCGTGCACGAGCGCCTCGCCCGCTTCACCGCGATCGACGGCCTCGACCGCGAGGCGTTCCTCGACGCCGAGCTCGGCGCATCCGCCCGCACCCGCTTCCGGGCCCGCATGCGGGAGCTCTGCATCGACCCCGCGGGGCGCGTGCTCGTGCCCGTGCACCCGTGGCAGTGGGAGAACGTCGTCACCGTGACCTTCGCGGGCCTCGTCGCCCGGCGCGACATCGTGCTCCTCGGCACGGGCGACGACGAGTACGGCGCGCAGCAGTCCATCCGCACGTGGGCCAACCGCACGACCCCCGAGCGCTGCTACGTGAAGACGTCGCTGTCGATCCTCAACATGGGCTTCACGCGCGGCCTCTCGCCGGCGTACATGGCGGTGACCCCGGCGATCAACGACTGGGTCCACGCGCTCGTCACGGGCGACGAGGAGTTCGCGCGCCTCGGCTTCGGGATCCTCCGCGAGGTCGCCGCGGTCGGCGTGCGCGACGAGCGGGTCGAGTCCGCGCTGCCGCCCGGCCACGCCCACGGGAAGATGCTGTCCGCGCTCTGGCGCGAGTCGCCCGTGCCCGGCCTCGCGGAGGGCGAGCGGCTGATGAGCATGACGAGCCTGCTGCACGTCGACGCCCACGGCGACACCGTCATCGGCGCGCTCATCGACGCGTCCGGGATCGGCGCGGCCGCGTGGCTCCGCCGCTGGCTCGACGCCTACCTCGTGCCGCTCGCGCACGCGCTCCTCGCGCACGACCTCGCGTTCATGCCGCACGGCGAGAACGTCATCCTCGTGCTGCGCGACCACGTCGTCGTGCGCGTGCTGATGAAGGACATCGCCGAGGAGGTCGCCCTCTTCGACACGGAGCGCGAGCTGCCGGAGGACGTGCGGCGGATCCGGATGGAGATCCCCGAGGCCGAGCGCACCCTCACGGTCTTCACCGACGTGATGGACGGCTTCCTCCGCTTCGCCGCGGCGCTCCTCGAGGACCGCGACGACCTCGGCCCCGACGGCCTCTGGCGCGTGGCCGCGGAGGCGCTCGCCGACCACGAGCGCGCCCACCCGGAGCTCGCGGAACGCTTCGCCCGCTTCGACCTCTTCGCGCCGTCGTTCGACCGCTCGTGCCTCAACCGGCTCCAGCTGCGCGACAACCGGCGCATGGTCGACCTGCAGGCGCCCGTGATGCAGATCCACGGATCGCTGCGGAACCCGCTCGCGCCCCATTCCGGGCTGCGGCCTCGCCACGGCGCCTGA
- a CDS encoding Hsp20/alpha crystallin family protein, translating to MNMTFDPFRELDRAMGALAETRQANRPMPIDLHREGDTYVLAADLPGIDPGSVDIDVDGQLLTIRAERTLAGDRDVRWLTRERVAGTFLRQLTLGQGIDTERISAHYANGVLSVTIPVSERAKPRKIQVTSDEPQGQEGRTLTVEQGAPVAS from the coding sequence ATGAACATGACCTTCGATCCGTTCCGCGAGCTGGACCGCGCCATGGGAGCGCTGGCCGAGACCCGCCAGGCGAACCGCCCGATGCCCATCGACCTGCACCGCGAGGGCGACACCTACGTGCTGGCCGCCGACCTCCCGGGCATCGACCCGGGCTCGGTCGACATCGACGTGGACGGCCAGCTGCTCACCATCCGCGCCGAGCGCACCCTCGCCGGCGACCGGGACGTCCGGTGGCTGACCCGCGAGCGCGTCGCCGGCACGTTCCTCCGCCAGCTCACGCTCGGCCAGGGCATCGACACCGAGCGCATCTCGGCGCACTACGCCAACGGCGTGCTGAGCGTCACCATCCCCGTGAGCGAGCGGGCGAAGCCGCGGAAGATCCAGGTCACGTCCGACGAGCCGCAGGGCCAGGAGGGCCGCACGCTGACGGTGGAGCAGGGCGCGCCCGTCGCGAGCTGA
- a CDS encoding SDR family oxidoreductase: MTDHARPVALVTGATRGIGRAVAEDLGRTHRVIVHGRDRDAVDALAATLPAAVGWAADLAAGGLADLVPELDRLDVLVHSAGVIGGDAVAETPVDEWRRVFEINVFAVAEVTRVLLPALRAAKGQVVLVNSGSGFTANPTGGVYAGSKFALRALGDALREEERPHGVRVSSVHPGRVATDMQRELRAKEGGEYDETRYLEPASVARAVRLVVDQTRDGTLESVSLRPFGG, translated from the coding sequence ATGACCGACCACGCCCGCCCCGTCGCCCTCGTCACCGGAGCGACCCGCGGCATCGGCCGTGCCGTCGCCGAGGACCTCGGCCGCACCCACCGCGTGATCGTGCACGGCCGCGACCGCGACGCCGTCGACGCGCTCGCCGCCACGCTGCCGGCCGCCGTCGGCTGGGCCGCCGACCTCGCCGCGGGCGGCCTCGCCGACCTCGTCCCCGAGCTCGACCGCCTCGACGTGCTCGTGCACTCCGCCGGCGTGATCGGCGGCGACGCGGTGGCGGAGACGCCCGTCGACGAGTGGCGGCGGGTCTTCGAGATCAACGTCTTCGCGGTCGCCGAGGTGACGCGCGTCCTCCTGCCCGCGCTCCGGGCGGCGAAGGGGCAGGTCGTGCTCGTCAACTCCGGATCCGGCTTCACGGCGAATCCCACGGGCGGCGTCTACGCGGGATCCAAGTTCGCCCTCCGTGCGCTCGGCGACGCCCTCCGCGAGGAGGAGCGCCCGCACGGCGTGCGCGTCTCGAGCGTGCACCCGGGCCGCGTCGCCACCGACATGCAGCGCGAGCTCCGCGCCAAGGAGGGCGGCGAGTACGACGAGACGCGCTACCTGGAGCCCGCGTCGGTCGCTCGCGCCGTGCGCCTCGTGGTCGACCAGACCCGCGACGGCACGCTCGAGTCGGTGTCGCTGCGCCCGTTCGGGGGCTGA